The following coding sequences lie in one Pseudoalteromonas sp. Scap06 genomic window:
- a CDS encoding LacI family DNA-binding transcriptional regulator → MATIYEVSKLAGVSLATVSRVMNNNANVSDATRKKVTLAMEELGYRPNSIAQSLASNCSNSAGLLVSELKGPFYGPMMSGIENTLRNQGKHVIITAGHSDAEREQQGIEFLISRNCDALILHVEAISDEYLIKLSKGKTPFVLLNRYIEELADRCIILDNTKGGYLATKYIIESGHKDIAYISGPLWKKDAQERLNGHKQALAEFAIKFDENNLFEGDFVEESGYEGFATLYKNNPAFTALVCANDEMATGAMVSAREHGIQLPSQLSIIGYDNVFFTRHVYPPLSTINYPIDEMGKVAAQWVLSHVYQKSVHPIQTLFEPELVIRQSVVKPLTSR, encoded by the coding sequence ATGGCCACCATTTATGAAGTGTCAAAGCTTGCAGGGGTGTCACTTGCCACTGTTTCAAGAGTAATGAACAACAATGCAAACGTAAGTGATGCAACCAGAAAAAAAGTCACCTTAGCCATGGAAGAGCTGGGCTACCGCCCTAACTCTATTGCGCAATCACTGGCTTCTAATTGCTCTAATAGCGCGGGCTTGTTAGTTTCAGAGCTTAAGGGTCCATTTTATGGGCCGATGATGAGCGGTATAGAGAACACCCTAAGAAACCAAGGTAAACACGTTATTATTACCGCAGGCCACAGTGACGCAGAGCGAGAGCAACAAGGCATCGAATTTTTAATTAGCCGCAATTGCGACGCACTTATTTTGCATGTTGAAGCTATTAGTGATGAATACTTAATAAAACTCAGTAAAGGCAAAACCCCGTTTGTTTTGCTAAACCGCTATATTGAAGAGCTCGCCGACCGCTGTATTATTCTTGATAATACTAAAGGTGGCTATTTAGCCACTAAATACATTATTGAATCGGGCCATAAAGACATTGCCTATATTAGCGGTCCACTATGGAAAAAAGATGCTCAGGAACGCTTAAATGGGCATAAACAAGCGCTTGCTGAATTCGCCATTAAATTTGATGAAAACAATTTATTTGAAGGTGACTTTGTAGAAGAAAGTGGCTATGAAGGCTTTGCTACACTTTATAAAAATAACCCCGCCTTTACCGCCTTGGTGTGTGCCAATGACGAAATGGCCACTGGTGCCATGGTGAGTGCCAGAGAGCATGGTATACAACTACCTTCGCAGCTTTCAATTATTGGCTACGATAACGTGTTTTTTACCCGTCACGTTTACCCTCCGTTGAGCACTATAAACTATCCTATCGATGAGATGGGTAAAGTGGCAGCGCAGTGGGTACTTAGTCATGTTTATCAAAAAAGCGTACACCCTATTCAAACGTTATTTGAGCCCGAGTTAGTTATACGCCAATCTGTGGTTAAACCTTTAACATCTAGGTAA
- a CDS encoding Crp/Fnr family transcriptional regulator yields MSDNPLLSLGDSYEALVNKFKVQLAGKYPQQLIAPNTVLVQQGDVQGYGYLIVDGVLGAIHDDIDGVQKCKEFYFKDEFALLFANWMTSTPAFYQLKVINEANVIKVPLTLFEQAQYHLIKQQLIAQQLIFKEAKEAFLLLNSPEQRYCYLLKHKPHWLAQLSLSQVAMYIGISAISLSRIRKRLNLS; encoded by the coding sequence ATGTCTGATAATCCACTTTTATCGCTTGGCGATAGTTATGAAGCACTAGTAAACAAGTTTAAAGTGCAATTGGCTGGTAAGTATCCTCAGCAACTAATAGCGCCCAATACTGTATTAGTGCAACAAGGCGATGTACAAGGTTATGGGTATTTAATTGTGGACGGAGTTTTAGGCGCTATTCATGATGACATAGACGGCGTGCAAAAGTGTAAAGAATTTTATTTTAAAGATGAATTTGCGTTGCTGTTTGCCAATTGGATGACCTCAACACCTGCGTTTTATCAATTAAAAGTGATTAACGAAGCCAATGTAATTAAAGTACCACTAACACTATTTGAGCAAGCACAGTATCATCTGATTAAGCAGCAGCTTATTGCACAGCAACTTATTTTTAAAGAAGCCAAAGAGGCATTTTTATTACTTAATAGCCCCGAGCAGCGTTACTGCTATTTACTCAAACATAAACCTCATTGGTTGGCGCAGCTAAGCTTAAGCCAAGTGGCAATGTATATAGGCATTTCGGCTATTTCGTTGTCACGAATTCGTAAGCGACTTAACTTAAGTTAA
- a CDS encoding NUDIX hydrolase: protein MRLLKTYIHPSINIEQGRQFSRPTARAIAFKQQHILLMYTQRYDDFSLPGGGIDPHESIEQGLIRELSEETGAQNIKICSEFGLYEEYRPWHKDDFDIIHIKSYCYLCQIDEQLGQAQLEHYEKQNGMQAKWVDIFQAIAHNERTLANSDKQGLSIIRETYLLKAIAAQFFT from the coding sequence ATGCGCTTATTAAAAACCTACATTCATCCCTCAATCAATATTGAGCAAGGTCGTCAATTTTCTCGCCCAACCGCTCGCGCTATTGCATTTAAGCAACAACACATTTTACTTATGTATACTCAGCGCTATGACGACTTTAGCTTACCTGGCGGTGGAATTGACCCGCATGAAAGCATTGAACAAGGGTTGATCAGAGAACTAAGTGAAGAAACTGGCGCACAAAATATAAAAATATGTAGCGAGTTTGGGCTTTACGAAGAGTACCGCCCTTGGCACAAAGATGACTTTGATATTATTCATATAAAATCATACTGCTACCTCTGCCAAATTGATGAGCAACTAGGCCAAGCACAGCTTGAACACTACGAAAAACAAAATGGCATGCAGGCTAAATGGGTTGATATCTTTCAAGCGATAGCTCATAACGAACGCACACTTGCAAACAGTGACAAGCAAGGGCTATCGATTATTCGCGAAACTTACCTGCTAAAAGCTATTGCTGCACAGTTTTTTACCTAG
- a CDS encoding YgjV family protein: protein MFLIAQSLVAAATLLDLASFQFKSRRIILSCLFTSVLLTSAHFFILGYHSAGCLMFIAAVRYFYCIYFKHTWAMFGFMAVSCLAVYFTWQDWFSAFALVATLIQTIASFQNRDLHLRLCMVVGTSFWITHNIFAGSPVAIIMESLFLSSNLLGLYRFYVGKKSLSEPQIQP from the coding sequence ATGTTTTTAATTGCCCAATCGTTAGTAGCAGCCGCTACTTTACTCGACTTAGCTTCATTTCAGTTTAAGTCCCGACGAATTATTTTAAGCTGTTTATTTACCTCAGTATTATTAACCTCTGCTCACTTTTTTATATTGGGCTATCACAGTGCTGGCTGCTTAATGTTTATTGCCGCGGTGCGTTATTTTTATTGTATTTACTTTAAGCATACTTGGGCTATGTTTGGGTTTATGGCTGTCAGCTGCTTAGCCGTTTATTTTACTTGGCAAGATTGGTTTAGCGCCTTTGCATTGGTGGCGACATTAATACAAACCATTGCTTCATTTCAAAATCGAGATTTGCACTTAAGGTTATGTATGGTGGTGGGAACCTCTTTTTGGATAACACATAATATTTTCGCCGGCTCGCCAGTGGCAATAATCATGGAAAGCCTATTTTTAAGTAGTAACTTACTGGGACTATACCGCTTTTATGTGGGTAAAAAATCGCTGAGCGAACCGCAAATTCAGCCCTAA
- a CDS encoding histidine kinase has product MASSEKTKPLNELVHDARAPLNRISMNAELIKLVLENDMPKDKALAALDKIIANCQACSDSLQLISESK; this is encoded by the coding sequence ATGGCATCGTCAGAAAAAACAAAACCTTTGAATGAGCTGGTACACGACGCACGTGCGCCACTAAATCGTATTTCGATGAATGCTGAACTAATTAAGCTAGTACTTGAAAACGATATGCCAAAAGATAAAGCACTCGCTGCACTGGATAAAATAATTGCTAATTGCCAAGCGTGCAGTGACAGTTTGCAGCTTATTTCAGAATCGAAGTAA
- a CDS encoding response regulator — translation MLAKATKLLLVEDDEDDYILTRDYLEQLSSHVFDIDWISSPEQAVEVLSKNQHDICLLDYRLGASDGLSVLKQALKNGFCGPIIMLTGQSNDALDSAALDAGAVDYLVKNEMSGSRFARSIRYALARRDVEDERVERLKAEAENRSKDRFLAHLSHELRTPLSSILGYTELLMLSDFNKQAENELGVIYRNGKHLLSLLNDVLDLSKIAVDKLELSLGEVNLDSLMADVFTLMRVSALDKGLSLKFESLEPLPLVIRVDATRVRQILINLINNAIKFTEQGEIVVNAWTDMVDEREMLFFSIKDSGLGIAPEKQALIFKPFEQIADVESRSVGGAGLGLAICSELLSRMQGDISLDSHVGKGSTFTISLYPGDIRQVERNLLKLDLTPNMQQKVAPCQVSGKVLVVDDLRDLRVLVGHLIGSAGAAVDYADNGKQALEKVKKQLADGHTTYDIIFLDIHMPVMGGKEAAIELRKLGFKGAIIALTAATMKGIHNELNALGFDDMIAKPVDSHLLYQCLELRLGQKEQPTSSIQPMPKPSRDKKCFLLVEDDADAAQITQLLLESLDVDTDIAASVKDCKAVLEHNSNYDKVLLDMHLPDGTGLELAGFIKQHYPNIKRVIISGMEPDAVHIRQLEIEQVLLKPINLSLLNQLV, via the coding sequence ATGTTAGCAAAGGCAACGAAACTGCTATTGGTTGAAGACGATGAAGATGATTACATTTTAACTCGTGACTATTTAGAGCAGCTCAGTTCCCATGTGTTTGACATAGACTGGATAAGCTCTCCTGAGCAGGCGGTGGAAGTGTTGAGTAAAAATCAACATGATATCTGCTTGCTTGATTATCGCTTAGGGGCATCTGATGGCTTGAGTGTTTTAAAACAAGCGCTTAAAAATGGTTTTTGTGGGCCTATTATTATGCTTACAGGGCAATCAAACGATGCCCTCGATTCAGCTGCGCTTGATGCCGGAGCGGTTGATTACTTAGTTAAAAACGAAATGAGTGGTAGCCGGTTTGCTCGCTCTATTCGCTACGCATTAGCGCGCCGTGATGTAGAAGATGAGCGAGTGGAACGCTTAAAAGCCGAGGCTGAAAACCGTTCAAAAGATCGCTTTTTAGCACATTTAAGCCACGAATTACGAACACCGCTATCTTCTATTTTAGGTTATACAGAGTTGTTGATGCTCAGTGACTTTAACAAGCAGGCTGAAAACGAGCTCGGTGTGATTTATCGTAATGGTAAGCATTTATTAAGCTTACTGAATGACGTTTTAGATTTATCTAAAATTGCTGTCGATAAACTCGAACTGAGTTTAGGGGAGGTTAACCTTGATAGCTTAATGGCCGACGTATTTACCTTAATGCGTGTATCGGCGCTCGATAAAGGCTTATCACTAAAATTTGAATCACTGGAGCCTTTACCATTAGTCATTCGTGTAGATGCGACTCGAGTTCGACAAATACTCATTAACCTGATCAATAACGCGATTAAATTTACCGAGCAAGGTGAAATTGTGGTTAATGCGTGGACTGACATGGTTGATGAGCGTGAAATGTTATTTTTTAGTATTAAAGACTCAGGCTTAGGTATTGCTCCTGAAAAACAAGCCCTTATCTTTAAGCCTTTTGAGCAAATAGCTGATGTAGAGTCGCGCTCAGTAGGTGGTGCAGGTTTGGGCTTGGCTATTTGTTCTGAACTACTTAGTCGTATGCAGGGGGATATTTCATTAGACTCCCATGTAGGTAAAGGATCAACGTTTACCATTTCCCTGTACCCTGGTGATATCAGGCAGGTAGAGCGTAATTTATTAAAGCTGGATTTAACCCCCAATATGCAGCAAAAAGTAGCGCCCTGCCAGGTGAGTGGTAAGGTGTTGGTGGTTGATGATTTACGCGATTTACGCGTGTTAGTTGGTCACTTAATCGGTTCAGCAGGCGCTGCGGTCGATTATGCTGATAATGGTAAGCAAGCACTTGAAAAAGTAAAAAAACAGCTAGCAGACGGGCACACTACCTACGATATTATATTTTTAGATATCCATATGCCGGTAATGGGCGGAAAAGAAGCTGCTATTGAGCTTAGAAAGCTAGGATTTAAAGGCGCAATCATAGCCTTAACTGCAGCAACTATGAAAGGCATTCATAACGAACTCAATGCGTTAGGGTTTGACGATATGATTGCCAAACCTGTAGATTCCCACTTGCTTTATCAATGCTTAGAGTTAAGGCTCGGGCAAAAAGAACAGCCTACTTCATCTATTCAGCCAATGCCTAAACCGAGTAGAGATAAGAAGTGCTTTTTATTAGTAGAAGATGATGCTGATGCCGCACAAATTACCCAGCTATTACTAGAAAGCTTGGATGTGGATACCGATATAGCAGCAAGTGTTAAAGACTGTAAGGCAGTACTAGAGCATAATAGTAATTACGATAAAGTATTACTTGATATGCATTTGCCAGATGGTACCGGTTTAGAGCTGGCTGGGTTTATTAAACAGCATTACCCTAATATTAAGCGCGTTATTATTAGTGGTATGGAGCCCGATGCTGTGCATATCAGGCAACTAGAAATAGAGCAGGTATTGTTAAAACCAATAAATTTATCATTACTCAATCAGCTTGTTTAA
- a CDS encoding ATP-binding protein — MIKRKQQGKANVVWALFISIVLCIIVGNAFLAINTIQGLTRTQQSLDNTNMLSTAIEQLHLSVVQAESGQRGYLLTQTDDYLVPYYDAVAQIKSQTNHVSALHSEIDGQAERIAQLLLLVEAKIDELKITVKLALNDKEKRALLRLNTHEGRDLYREIRALVSDIQERELLFKISHFSKLEQIKKEAKITFGITAVTSALLILGMFLLARLNLKNAAEYRAELEMQNETLASKVSERTQELTLYSDELSRSNRELEEFAFVASHDLQEPLRKIQAFSDRLESMFKDELGEKGADYIARMKNAAQRMSNLINDLLEFSRVTTRGKDFTDTDLNSILNDIKGDLEIAIIECNAQVVTVEMPIIQADPSQMHQLFLNLISNAVKFRAPNVDPVVNVDFERVCEFSEDHNSEICWHVITVKDNGIGFSDEYADKIFVPFQRLHGRSEYKGTGIGLSVCRRIVERHGGSIAAISSLGEGATFIIKLPVNAELFTLQGEA, encoded by the coding sequence ATGATTAAACGCAAACAGCAAGGCAAGGCAAATGTAGTATGGGCGTTATTTATATCTATAGTGCTGTGTATTATTGTTGGTAATGCTTTTTTAGCCATTAATACCATACAAGGCCTAACGCGTACTCAACAAAGTTTAGATAACACTAATATGCTAAGTACGGCGATAGAGCAATTGCACCTTTCGGTGGTGCAAGCTGAGTCGGGGCAGCGTGGGTATTTATTAACTCAAACGGATGATTATTTAGTGCCTTACTACGATGCCGTCGCACAAATAAAGTCTCAAACGAACCATGTGAGCGCCTTACATTCTGAAATTGACGGGCAAGCTGAGCGTATTGCACAGCTGTTACTATTGGTTGAAGCTAAAATAGATGAGCTTAAAATAACGGTTAAATTAGCATTAAACGATAAGGAAAAGCGTGCACTTCTGAGGCTCAATACACATGAAGGGCGTGACCTGTATAGAGAGATCCGTGCATTGGTTAGTGATATTCAAGAGCGTGAGTTGCTCTTTAAAATCAGCCACTTCTCTAAATTAGAACAAATTAAGAAAGAAGCTAAAATCACTTTTGGTATAACAGCAGTTACCAGTGCATTGTTGATTTTGGGTATGTTTTTATTAGCTAGGCTTAATTTAAAAAATGCGGCCGAGTATCGTGCCGAGCTTGAAATGCAAAATGAAACTTTAGCCAGTAAAGTGAGTGAACGTACTCAAGAGCTTACCTTGTATTCTGATGAATTGAGTCGTAGTAACCGAGAGTTAGAAGAGTTTGCTTTTGTTGCCAGTCATGACTTGCAAGAGCCGCTAAGGAAAATTCAAGCATTTAGTGATCGGCTTGAAAGCATGTTTAAAGACGAGTTGGGCGAAAAAGGCGCTGATTATATTGCCCGCATGAAAAATGCAGCGCAAAGAATGTCTAACTTAATTAATGATTTATTAGAGTTCTCTCGAGTAACGACCCGAGGTAAAGATTTTACTGATACCGATTTAAACAGTATTCTGAATGATATAAAAGGTGATTTAGAAATAGCGATTATTGAGTGTAATGCACAGGTTGTTACGGTTGAGATGCCCATTATTCAGGCTGATCCAAGTCAAATGCATCAGCTGTTTTTAAACTTAATTTCAAATGCAGTGAAGTTCAGAGCGCCTAACGTGGACCCAGTTGTTAATGTTGACTTTGAACGGGTATGTGAGTTTAGTGAAGATCATAACAGTGAGATATGCTGGCACGTTATTACCGTAAAAGATAATGGGATCGGCTTCTCTGATGAGTACGCGGATAAAATATTTGTACCATTTCAACGTTTGCATGGCCGTTCAGAATATAAAGGAACGGGTATTGGTTTATCTGTATGTCGTCGAATCGTAGAGCGACATGGCGGCTCTATTGCTGCGATAAGCTCCCTAGGTGAAGGGGCAACTTTCATTATTAAATTACCTGTGAATGCAGAGTTATTCACACTACAAGGAGAGGCATAA
- a CDS encoding sigma-54 dependent transcriptional regulator: protein MLNILLVDDDIEFSDVICHIVEFLGHNINTATSLKEAHQWFENNTFDHVLLDFMLPDGSGLHLLDHLKMIGQSPKVTLISGHPSVKGILAEMCEPNVSHLLKPLQREDLELVLNGPKKTVKKAKSAAITHHFDTLIGESAPMQQLYTMIERVAKTNANVMLMGESGAGKEVVAQAIHNASKCEGPLVASNCGALSKELIGSELFGHEKGAFTGAIARKEGVFEQADGGTLFLDEVTEMPIDMQPNLLRVLETKKVTRVGGNRELPVNCRVISATNRSLTDLAQNNILREDIYFRLAVFPIDIPTLRERKEDIPLLAKAFLGQLNDENGTAFAWTNEQLKELQTYDWPGNVRELRHAIHRAFIMSDPQTSTITLPDNLESPFSRVNTQSEDKQVSAGQTIEEVEKELIHATLDKVQGNKTLAAQMLGISTKTLYNRLNAYGGIGEYK from the coding sequence ATGTTAAATATACTTTTAGTCGATGACGACATCGAATTCAGCGATGTTATTTGCCATATTGTTGAGTTTCTTGGCCACAACATTAATACAGCAACCAGTTTAAAAGAAGCACATCAGTGGTTTGAAAATAATACTTTCGATCACGTGCTGCTCGATTTTATGTTACCTGATGGCAGTGGCTTGCATTTATTAGATCATTTAAAAATGATTGGTCAATCGCCTAAAGTCACCCTTATTTCTGGTCACCCTTCGGTTAAAGGTATTTTAGCTGAGATGTGTGAGCCTAATGTGTCGCATCTATTAAAGCCGCTGCAACGTGAAGATTTAGAATTAGTATTAAACGGCCCGAAAAAAACGGTTAAAAAAGCGAAAAGTGCCGCCATTACACACCATTTTGACACGCTTATTGGCGAGTCTGCGCCCATGCAACAGCTTTATACCATGATAGAGCGCGTAGCTAAAACTAATGCTAACGTTATGCTTATGGGTGAAAGCGGAGCAGGTAAAGAGGTGGTAGCGCAAGCTATTCATAATGCCAGTAAATGCGAAGGTCCACTGGTGGCGAGTAACTGTGGTGCGCTTTCAAAAGAACTTATTGGTAGTGAATTATTTGGTCACGAAAAAGGTGCATTTACCGGTGCTATTGCCCGTAAAGAAGGCGTGTTTGAACAAGCCGATGGCGGAACGTTATTTCTTGATGAAGTCACTGAAATGCCGATTGATATGCAGCCTAATTTATTGCGTGTACTTGAAACTAAAAAAGTAACACGGGTTGGTGGTAATCGTGAGTTACCAGTAAATTGCCGTGTTATTTCAGCGACTAACCGCTCTCTTACCGATTTAGCGCAGAATAATATTTTACGTGAAGATATTTACTTTAGACTCGCTGTTTTTCCAATTGATATACCGACACTTCGAGAGCGAAAAGAAGATATTCCATTACTCGCAAAAGCATTTTTAGGGCAGTTGAACGATGAAAATGGTACAGCGTTTGCGTGGACTAATGAACAACTTAAAGAGCTACAAACATACGACTGGCCAGGTAACGTACGTGAACTTCGCCATGCTATTCATCGCGCTTTTATTATGAGCGATCCGCAAACTAGCACAATTACATTACCTGACAACTTAGAGTCACCTTTTTCAAGGGTTAATACTCAATCTGAGGACAAACAGGTATCAGCAGGGCAAACAATTGAAGAAGTTGAAAAAGAACTTATTCATGCCACGCTCGATAAGGTACAAGGTAATAAAACTTTAGCAGCACAAATGCTGGGTATTAGTACTAAAACCTTATATAACCGTTTAAATGCTTATGGTGGTATTGGCGAGTATAAATAA
- a CDS encoding response regulator — translation MPLTNVKPITILMADDDEDDRLLTQDALAESRVLNELHFVEDGVELLEYLERKGKFVDKSISPRPGLILLDLNMPRMDGREALEAIKANPNLKGIPVVILTTSKQEEDMVKGYNLGAASYITKPVTFDGLVELMKTLGKYWVEFVELPSTFND, via the coding sequence ATGCCACTAACAAACGTAAAACCGATTACCATTTTGATGGCAGACGATGATGAAGATGATCGTTTATTAACCCAAGATGCGCTTGCTGAAAGTCGCGTTTTAAATGAATTACATTTTGTTGAAGACGGTGTTGAACTCTTGGAGTATTTAGAGCGCAAAGGCAAGTTTGTAGATAAAAGCATCTCGCCAAGACCAGGCTTAATTTTACTTGATTTAAACATGCCGAGAATGGATGGTCGTGAAGCGCTTGAAGCTATTAAGGCAAATCCAAACCTAAAAGGCATTCCAGTGGTAATTTTAACCACATCTAAGCAAGAAGAAGACATGGTTAAAGGTTATAACCTAGGCGCTGCGTCTTACATAACTAAGCCGGTTACGTTTGACGGGTTAGTTGAGTTGATGAAAACGCTGGGTAAATACTGGGTTGAGTTTGTAGAGCTACCAAGCACGTTTAACGATTAA
- a CDS encoding glycoside-pentoside-hexuronide (GPH):cation symporter, whose product MLSKKEKIAYGLGDTASNIIFQTVMLFLTFFYTDIFGISPAVVGTLFLVVRVIDAVTDPIMGALTDATHTKYGSYRPYLLWLAIPFAVISVITFTTPEMGDANKIIYAFVTYTLLMLVYTAINIPYSALGGVLSSNPNERVSIQSYRFVFGMLGGLLVTSCTLPLVTWFGNGNNEMGYQLTMLVMSCLGVVLFLICFRYTKERVSNPPHKLSLKTQLHVLWQNQPFKILCMAALVLLTSMVLRTTLAIYYVKYVLGKEDLITEFVTLGMIGNILGCACAQPLSKRFDKKVAYVYLQYISAILSCLAFFIPNEHVLLAFLVYFLWCFFTQMATPLLWAKMADTIDYGVWQNGRRLTGLVYASIVFFIKLGLALGGAIAGWLLAYYQYQANVELSEATKNGILTSFTLYPAIGSVLVALIMSKYSLDNKTIKKITADLTQKSNL is encoded by the coding sequence ATGCTGAGTAAAAAAGAAAAAATAGCTTACGGCCTAGGTGACACGGCCAGTAATATTATTTTTCAAACCGTAATGCTGTTTTTAACTTTTTTCTACACTGATATTTTTGGTATTTCGCCTGCTGTTGTGGGCACCCTTTTTTTAGTAGTTAGAGTTATTGATGCAGTAACTGATCCAATAATGGGCGCACTCACTGATGCCACTCATACTAAATACGGTAGCTACCGACCCTACCTACTTTGGCTTGCCATCCCTTTTGCCGTTATAAGCGTGATTACTTTTACTACCCCTGAGATGGGTGACGCCAACAAAATTATTTACGCCTTCGTTACCTACACCCTGCTAATGTTAGTTTATACCGCAATAAACATTCCTTATTCGGCACTTGGCGGCGTATTAAGTAGCAACCCTAACGAACGTGTCTCCATTCAATCATACCGGTTTGTGTTTGGCATGCTCGGAGGTTTATTGGTTACAAGCTGCACTTTGCCTTTAGTAACATGGTTTGGTAATGGTAATAACGAAATGGGCTATCAACTTACTATGCTGGTTATGAGTTGCCTCGGTGTGGTGTTGTTTCTAATTTGTTTTCGTTACACCAAAGAGCGAGTGAGCAATCCACCGCATAAATTATCTTTAAAAACACAACTTCATGTTTTATGGCAAAATCAGCCGTTTAAAATCTTGTGTATGGCGGCTCTGGTATTATTGACCAGTATGGTGTTGCGCACGACATTGGCTATTTACTATGTAAAATATGTTCTTGGCAAAGAAGATTTAATCACCGAATTTGTAACCTTAGGTATGATTGGTAATATTCTAGGCTGCGCCTGCGCACAACCTTTAAGTAAACGCTTTGATAAAAAAGTGGCTTATGTTTATCTACAATATATTTCCGCCATATTGAGCTGCCTTGCTTTTTTTATCCCTAATGAACACGTTTTACTAGCGTTTTTGGTGTATTTTTTATGGTGTTTTTTCACTCAAATGGCAACGCCTTTATTATGGGCAAAAATGGCTGATACTATTGATTACGGAGTCTGGCAGAATGGCCGTCGACTCACGGGTTTAGTTTACGCAAGCATCGTATTTTTTATCAAATTGGGGCTTGCATTAGGCGGAGCGATTGCCGGTTGGTTACTTGCTTATTATCAATATCAAGCCAATGTGGAATTAAGCGAGGCAACTAAAAATGGTATTTTAACCTCATTCACACTTTACCCCGCGATTGGTAGTGTACTTGTGGCATTAATAATGAGTAAATACAGCCTAGACAATAAAACCATTAAAAAAATCACTGCCGATTTAACACAGAAAAGCAATTTGTAG
- a CDS encoding nitronate monooxygenase family protein, with the protein MKPSLFNTTLPIIQAPMAGVQNEQLALVVSEAGGLGSLPCAMLSPAQLVEQLEILSHKTTKPFNLNFFCHAVADYTSAQQQCWHALLAAYFTEYKIDPQSLTAGASRQPINQSIVDIIAPYKPAVVSFHFGLPGQTIVAQIKSWGTKVISTATTLDEAIWLSENGADGIIAQGIEAGGHRGHFLSMDLSLQQTTEQLVKRCVKHISLPIIAAGGIASADDVQRFKALGASAVQVGSAYLLCKEATTSALHQQAILDQQQDETTLTTLFSGRAARGIQNRVIQELGAMPNGVPAFPHASSAITALRSRAEKSAKSDFSPLWCGQKYIPRVGVSAADITHALMKKW; encoded by the coding sequence CACTTTACCGATAATTCAGGCACCTATGGCGGGTGTTCAAAACGAGCAGCTTGCTCTTGTTGTAAGTGAGGCTGGAGGGTTAGGCTCTTTGCCTTGCGCTATGTTATCCCCAGCACAATTAGTTGAGCAGCTAGAAATACTTAGCCACAAAACAACAAAGCCGTTTAATCTTAACTTTTTTTGTCATGCAGTTGCTGACTACACATCCGCGCAACAACAGTGCTGGCATGCATTACTTGCCGCTTACTTTACAGAGTATAAAATTGACCCGCAAAGCTTAACTGCAGGGGCTTCTCGTCAACCTATAAATCAATCGATTGTTGATATAATTGCACCTTATAAGCCAGCAGTTGTGAGTTTTCATTTTGGTTTACCTGGGCAAACTATTGTGGCGCAAATAAAAAGCTGGGGCACTAAAGTAATTTCAACGGCTACCACTTTAGATGAAGCTATTTGGCTTAGTGAAAATGGCGCTGATGGGATTATTGCTCAGGGTATAGAAGCTGGTGGCCATCGAGGGCATTTTTTATCTATGGATTTAAGCTTACAACAAACTACTGAGCAGTTAGTTAAGCGTTGTGTTAAGCATATATCACTACCTATTATTGCTGCTGGTGGTATTGCTTCAGCCGATGATGTTCAGCGGTTTAAAGCGTTAGGAGCGAGTGCAGTCCAAGTAGGGAGTGCTTATTTACTGTGCAAGGAGGCAACAACATCAGCTTTGCATCAACAGGCTATTTTAGATCAGCAACAAGATGAGACCACACTGACCACATTGTTCTCTGGTAGAGCCGCTCGGGGTATTCAAAATCGAGTAATCCAAGAGCTAGGTGCTATGCCAAATGGGGTTCCTGCGTTTCCACATGCCAGCAGTGCAATAACAGCCTTAAGAAGTCGAGCTGAAAAAAGTGCTAAAAGTGATTTTTCACCTTTATGGTGTGGCCAAAAATATATTCCTAGGGTGGGTGTATCAGCGGCTGACATTACACATGCTTTAATGAAAAAATGGTAA